Proteins encoded in a region of the Persephonella sp. genome:
- a CDS encoding cytochrome c peroxidase — MKKTIFSILGLALTFNFSFAESDLLKTAKQYFKPLPKIFPSKENPLTPEKIKLGKILFYEKRISIDGTTSCAKCHPIEYYGTDKLPKSRGNFSKENPRNAPTVFNAAGQISEHWRGDRKDVEDQAKRALLGKGSFGAPSYQWVEEKLKEIKGYQELFKKAFPHDKNPITVDNYAKAIGAWERTLSTPSRFDEFLRGNENVLTEKEKRGLKTFISVGCVACHSGALLGGTMYQKFGIVEPYWKYTKSKKIDLGRYIVTKKEEDRYVFKVPPLRNVEMTAPYFHDGSVKSLKRAIWIMGKVQLGKDLSKTQVEDIEAFLKSLTGKLSQDIMTVPIMPK; from the coding sequence ATGAAAAAAACAATATTTTCTATATTAGGGCTTGCCCTAACTTTTAATTTTTCTTTTGCTGAAAGCGATTTATTAAAAACAGCAAAGCAGTATTTTAAACCTCTTCCAAAAATCTTTCCTTCTAAGGAAAATCCTTTAACTCCGGAAAAAATAAAGCTTGGGAAAATCCTATTTTATGAAAAAAGAATATCAATAGACGGCACAACAAGTTGTGCAAAGTGCCATCCAATTGAATATTACGGAACAGATAAACTTCCAAAATCACGGGGGAATTTTTCAAAGGAAAATCCAAGGAATGCCCCTACTGTTTTTAATGCAGCAGGACAGATATCAGAGCACTGGAGAGGAGATAGAAAAGACGTTGAAGATCAGGCAAAAAGGGCATTACTTGGTAAAGGATCATTTGGCGCTCCTTCTTACCAGTGGGTAGAAGAAAAACTAAAAGAAATAAAGGGATACCAAGAGCTATTTAAAAAAGCATTTCCTCACGATAAAAATCCAATAACTGTTGACAATTATGCAAAAGCGATTGGAGCATGGGAAAGGACACTTTCTACTCCTTCAAGATTTGATGAGTTTTTAAGAGGAAATGAAAATGTATTAACAGAAAAAGAGAAAAGAGGATTAAAAACGTTTATCTCCGTTGGTTGTGTAGCATGCCACTCAGGAGCACTTTTAGGGGGAACTATGTATCAAAAATTTGGTATAGTTGAGCCTTACTGGAAGTATACAAAAAGTAAAAAGATAGATTTAGGAAGGTATATTGTTACTAAAAAGGAAGAAGACAGATATGTTTTTAAGGTTCCACCTTTAAGAAATGTTGAGATGACAGCTCCTTATTTCCACGATGGTTCGGTAAAAAGTCTAAAAAGAGCAATCTGGATAATGGGGAAAGTCCAGCTGGGAAAAGATTTATCAAAAACTCAG